The proteins below are encoded in one region of Silene latifolia isolate original U9 population chromosome 2, ASM4854445v1, whole genome shotgun sequence:
- the LOC141640805 gene encoding uncharacterized protein LOC141640805: MFEDQWRQTNCDYTVKVGYNWIVDDGIDVTWYPWIKNRLLLPKHNFFICLVAHNRLLSQDRLVRMQIATCNRCLLCDDGEENIDHLFFQCSYSQQCVRLIEDWLQICLPLQGIIDWWLHLRERSLLKKQVVATAIAQLMYLIWHARNRCRLEYVLPSPASLFKQVKETLLINLRGRKLVIGANATREWINCVCPNCI, from the coding sequence ATGTTTGAGGATCAGTGGAGACAAACCAATTGTGATTACACTGTCAAGGTGGGTTATAATTGGATTGTTGATGATGGCATTGATGTCACTTGGTACCCTTGGATAAAGAACAGATTGCTTCTACCTAAACATAATTTCTTTATCTGTTTGGTGGCTCACAATAGACTCCTTAGCCAGGACAGATTAGTAAGGATGCAGATTGCTACCTGCAACAGATGCCTGCTCTGTGATGATGGAGAAGAGAACATTGACCATTTGTTTTTCCAGTGCTCATACAGTCAGCAGTGTGTGAGATTGATAGAGGATTGGCTGCAGATTTGTCTACCTTTGCAAGGAATTATTGATTGGTGGCTGCACCTCAGGGAACGCTCCCTTCTGAAGAAACAGGTGGTGGCTACAGCAATAGCACAGCTCATGTATCTAATTTGGCATGCTAGGAATAGGTGCAGATTAGAGTATGTTCTTCCTTCCCCTGCTAGTCTGTTTAAACAGGTGAAGGAGACTTTGTTGATTAATTTGAGAGGTAGAAAACTTGTAATAGGTGCAAATGCAACTAGGGAGTGGATAAATTGTGTGTGCCCGAATTGTATCTAA